The proteins below are encoded in one region of Balaenoptera acutorostrata chromosome 11, mBalAcu1.1, whole genome shotgun sequence:
- the LOC130709207 gene encoding basic proline-rich protein-like: protein MASLLSIGRLLEEPEQRSPPCLPMRGPPNTQPGLPHPVPPFPALAPTSSSPPHGPPLRPLPGPAPLQMPPDPVCGTPPPNPAPPQARPSPSAQRPLPSPLNAAPPQASKPPCPAPP, encoded by the exons ATGGCCAGCCTGCTCTCGATAGGGCGTTTGCTGGAAGAGCCTGAGCAGCGGAGCCCGCCCTGCCTGCCCATGCGGG GTCCCCCCAACACTCAGCCGGGCCTGCCCCATCCAGTGCCCCCTTTTCCCGCTCTGGCCCCCACCTCTTCATCCCCTCCCCACGGGCCTCCCCTCCGGCCCCTCCCCGGCCCGGCACCCCTTCAGATGCCTCCAGACCCGGTGTGCGGtacccctcccccaaatcccGCGCCCCCTCAGGCGcgccccagcccctctgcccagcGCCCGCTGCCGTCTCCCTTGAACGCCGCGCCCCCTCAGGCCTCCAAGCCCCCGTGTCCGGCGCCCCCTTAG